From Triticum aestivum cultivar Chinese Spring chromosome 4A, IWGSC CS RefSeq v2.1, whole genome shotgun sequence, a single genomic window includes:
- the LOC100873104 gene encoding transcription factor MYB2, with protein MDMAHERDSSSEEEVMAGDLRRGPWTVEEDILLVNYIAAHGEGRWNSLARSAGLKRTGKSCRLRWLNYLRPDLRRGSITPQEQLLILELHSRWGNRWSKIAQHLPGRTDNEIKNYWRTRVQKHAKQLKCDVNSQQFKDVMRYLWMPRLVERIQAAATADAVQAAADTPLSWQHGADDALYESPELPVDACWPTEYAAVAGGQLPNASVAELSSTTTAGSSSPSTTDSGAGAQPSWPAAVDGAEWFTTACDASSAAATICDTDQLIQQQAPSQPAGAWTSEPLPSLGFPELGVADFEMGSFDVDSIWSMDDLWNTQPQFV; from the exons ATGGATATGGCGCACGAGAGGGACTCGAGCAGCGAGGAGGAGGTGATGGCCGGCGACCTCCGCCGCGGGCCGTGGACGGTGGAGGAGGACATCCTGCTCGTCAACTACATCGCCGCTCACGGCGAGGGCCGCTGGAACTCGCTCGCCCGATCAGCAG GTCTGAAGCGCACCGGCAAGAGCTGCCGCCTCAGGTGGCTCAACTACCTCCGCCCCGACCTCCGGCGCGGCAGCATCACCCCGCAGGAGCAGCTGCTCATCCTCGAGCTGCACTCGCGGTGGGGCAACCGCTGGTCCAAGATCGCGCAGCACCTCCCCGGGCGCACCGACAACGAGATCAAGAACTACTGGCGCACGCGCGTGCAGAAGCACGCCAAGCAGCTCAAGTGCGACGTCAACAGCCAGCAGTTCAAGGACGTCATGCGCTACCTCTGGATGCCCCGCCTCGTCGAGCGCATCCaggccgccgccacggccgacgcGGTGCAGGCCGCCGCTGACACGCCCCTGTCGTGGcagcacggcgccgacgacgctcTCTACGAGTCACCGGAGCTCCCTGTCGACGCGTGCTGGCCAACGGAGTACGCCGCCGTGGCCGGCGGGCAGCTGCCCAACGCCTCGGTCGCGGAGCTGTCGAGCACTACTACCGCCGGCTCTTCCTCGCCGTCCACCACGGACTCTGGCGCCGGCGCCCAGCCCAGCTGGCCTGCAGCAGTCGACGGTGCCGAGTGGTTCACCACCGCCTGCgacgcctccagcgccgccgccaccaTATGCGACACGGACCAGCTGATCCAGCAGCAGGCACCGTCCCAGCCCGCGGGTGCGTGGACGTCCGAGCCGCTGCCGAGCCTCGGGTTCCCCGAGCTGGGCGTCGCGGACTTCGAGATGGGCAGCTTCGACGTAGACAGCATCTGGAGCATGGACGACTTGTGGAACACGCAGCCGCAGTTCGTGTGA